The following proteins come from a genomic window of Halorussus halophilus:
- a CDS encoding HAD family hydrolase has product MQAIHFDLDGTLVALPDDYRALFDRALAAYDIEATDEQHECYTESFFEYFGDCHPEPYRAGMTELRESFDLDPTGAQLAERYCEQEVAATDVRAGVRETLDQLDAPLGVLTNGAERTQSAKLEAGNIAEYFDSVVVSGGVGAAKPDAAIFETARESLSADEHVFVADDLERDVLPAQEVGFTGVYLADGEPENRAERADATITSIRDVPGVLE; this is encoded by the coding sequence ATGCAAGCGATTCACTTCGATTTGGACGGGACGCTCGTCGCCCTCCCCGACGACTATCGCGCGCTCTTCGACCGCGCACTGGCCGCCTACGATATCGAAGCCACGGACGAACAGCACGAGTGCTACACGGAGTCCTTCTTCGAGTACTTCGGCGACTGCCACCCCGAACCGTATCGTGCTGGTATGACCGAACTCCGAGAATCGTTCGACCTCGACCCGACGGGTGCGCAACTCGCAGAGCGCTACTGCGAGCAGGAAGTCGCGGCGACCGACGTTCGGGCCGGTGTGCGCGAAACGCTCGACCAACTCGACGCGCCGCTCGGCGTGCTGACCAACGGCGCGGAGCGGACCCAGAGCGCGAAACTCGAAGCCGGAAATATTGCGGAGTACTTCGACAGTGTCGTCGTCTCGGGCGGGGTCGGCGCGGCGAAACCAGACGCGGCAATTTTCGAGACTGCAAGAGAGTCGCTCTCTGCGGACGAACACGTCTTCGTCGCAGACGACCTCGAACGCGACGTGCTGCCCGCTCAGGAGGTTGGTTTTACGGGCGTCTATCTCGCCGACGGAGAACCAGAAAACCGCGCAGAACGCGCAGACGCGACGATTACGTCGATTCGTGACGTACCGGGCGTCCTGGAGTGA